A window of the Cicer arietinum cultivar CDC Frontier isolate Library 1 chromosome 6, Cicar.CDCFrontier_v2.0, whole genome shotgun sequence genome harbors these coding sequences:
- the LOC101511577 gene encoding uncharacterized protein, translated as MEFHSLPKLYFLLSFTILFLSSFLVQAQITFKYCDKKADYAVKVTGIEILPNPVVSGDPANFKISATSGKAISGGKVVISVSYVGVPVHSETIDLCKEVSCPVANGNFLISHTQTLPSITPPGPYSLKMTLKNDNGELLTCIKFNFKIVFGSFLSDM; from the exons ATGGAGTTTCATTCTCTTCCCAAACTCTACTTTCTTCTCTCCTTCACCATCCTCTTCCTTTCATCTTTCCTCGTTCAAGCTCAAATTACTTTCAAATACTGCG ATAAGAAGGCAGACTATGCTGTGAAGGTAACTGGAATTGAAATATTACCAAACCCTGTGGTTAGTGGCGATCCAGCTAACTTTAAGATCTCAGCTACTTCTG GAAAAGCTATTTCTGGTGGAAAGGTGGTAATTTCAGTTTCCTATGTTGGGGTGCCTGTCCATTCTGAAACCATTGATCTTTGTAAGGAAGTATCTTGTCCCGTTGCAAATGGCAATTTCTTGATTTCTCACACCCAAACACTGCCTTCAATTACTCCACCG GGACCTTATTCTCTGAAGATGACATTGAAGAATGACAACGGCGAGCTGTTAACTTGCATCaagtttaatttcaaaattgttttCGGTTCTTTTTTGTCTGACATGTGA
- the LOC101511256 gene encoding dnaJ protein homolog ANJ1: protein MFGRQPKKSDSTRYYEILGVSKNASQDDLKKAYKKAAIKNHPDKGGDPEKFKELAQAYEVLSDPEKREIYDTYGEDALKEGMGGGGGGHDPFDIFSSFFGGNHFGGGGGSRGRRQRRGEDVVHPLKVSLEDLYLGTSKKLSLSRNVLCSKCSGKGSKSGASMKCAGCQGTGVKVSIRHLGPSMIQQMQHPCNECKGTGETINDKDRCPQCKGEKVVQEKKVLEVHVEKGMQNSQKITFPGEADEAPDTVTGDIVFVLQQKEHPKFKRKSEDLFVEHTLSLTEALCGFQFALTHLDGRQLLIKSNPGEVVKPDSFKAINDEGMPMYQRPFMKGKLYIHFTVEFPETLSLDQVKGLEAVLPAKPSSQLTDMELDECEETTLHDVNMEEETRRKQHQQQQEAYDEDDDMPGGAQRVQCAQQ from the exons ATGTTTGGAAGACAACCGAAGAAAAGTGACAGTACTAGGTACTATGAAATCCTTGGTGTTTCAAAGAACGCTTCTCAGGATGATTTGAAGAAAGCTTACAAGAAAGCTGCTATCAAGAATCATCCTGATAAGGGTGGTGATCCTGAGAAG TTCAAAGAGCTAGCACAAGCTTATGAGGTTTTGAGTGATCCTGAGAAGCGTGAGATATATGATACATATGGCGAGGATGCTCTTAAGGAAGGAATGGGTGGTGGAGGTGGTGGACATGATCCATTTGACATTTTCTCGTCTTTCTTTGGTGGGAATCATTTTGGAGGAG GTGGTGGTAGCCGAGGACGAAGGCAGAGACGGGGTGAAGACGTGGTTCATCCTCTTAAGGTCTCTTTGGAGGACCTTTACCTTGGGACATCTAAGAAGCTTTCTCTATCGAGAAATGTCTTGTGCTCAAAGTGCAGTGG CAAAGGTTCTAAGTCTGGGGCTTCCATGAAGTGTGCTGGCTGTCAAGGAACTGGTGTGAAGGTTTCTATTAGGCACCTTGGTCCGTCAATGATTCAGCAAATGCAGCATCCTTGCAATGAATGTAAGGGTACTGGTGAAACTATCAATGATAAAGATCGCTGCCCACAGTGCAAGGGAGAGAAGGTTGTACAAGAGAAGAAAGTACTTGAGGTCCATGTGGAGAAGGGAATGCAGAATTCACAGAAGATTACATTCCCTGGTGAAGCTGATGAAGCA CCAGACACAGTTACTGGAGATATTGTATTTGTGCTTCAGCAGAAAGAACATCCCAAGTTCAAAAGAAAGAGTGAAGACCTTTTTGTCGAGCACACTCTGTCCCTTACTGAGGCTTTATGTGGTTTCCAGTTTGCGCTGACTCACTTGGATGGCCGCCAACTCCTTATCAAATCAAACCCTGGGGAAGTTGTCAAGCCTG ATTCATTTAAGGCTATTAACGATGAGGGAATGCCCATGTACCAGAGGCCATTCATGAAGGGCAAGCTTTACATCCACTTTACAGTGGAGTTCCCTGAGACTCTTAGTCTTGACCAGGTGAAGGGTTTGGAAGCTGTTTTGCCAGCTAAACCTTCATCGCAGTTGACAGATATGGAGCTGGACGAGTGTGAGGAAACTACACTTCATGATGTCAATATGGAAGAGGAGACGAGGAGGAAGCAGCATCAGCAACAGCAAGAGGCATATGATGAGGACGATGATATGCCTGGTGGGGCACAGAGGGTACAGTGTGCCCAGCAGTAA